The proteins below are encoded in one region of Microbacterium pygmaeum:
- a CDS encoding mandelate racemase/muconate lactonizing enzyme family protein, with protein MSRITRLHVRRLSARMPRPWVPASPDLHLIIVTVHDDEGNLGTGFSWTPTIGASAVTALLSDDITRFAVGREADAAILWPALWTHLHEAGGGGVTTIAMAGLDLALWDLQTRRSGLGLATALGRRHDRLPVYGSGVNLHYPLDELVAQVQRWIERGIDAVKVKVGLSDLADDVARVAAVRAALGPDRALMIDANQRWDVPTARTALERLSEFDLAWIEEPLRSDDTAGYRALAEAISVPIALGENLHTIHRFREVLDAGFAAVVQPNVVRVGGITPFLEICSLAAGRGIDVAPHLLPDLSAQLAISLDQLCWVEDVEDAGFEALGVLAAPSPVQIRGAEATVTEAPGLGLTFADTTPDHSEESS; from the coding sequence ATGAGCCGGATCACCCGGCTCCATGTGCGACGCCTGTCGGCGCGCATGCCGCGGCCATGGGTGCCGGCATCCCCCGACCTGCACCTGATCATCGTCACGGTCCACGACGACGAGGGAAACCTCGGCACCGGGTTCTCGTGGACGCCGACCATCGGCGCGTCCGCCGTGACGGCGCTGCTGAGCGATGACATCACGCGCTTCGCGGTGGGGCGGGAAGCGGACGCCGCGATCCTGTGGCCCGCACTGTGGACGCACCTGCACGAAGCAGGCGGAGGCGGGGTCACCACGATCGCGATGGCCGGGCTCGACCTCGCGCTCTGGGATCTGCAGACCCGCAGGAGCGGCCTCGGTCTCGCGACCGCGCTCGGCCGGCGGCACGATCGGCTGCCGGTCTACGGATCCGGCGTCAACCTGCACTACCCGCTCGACGAACTCGTCGCGCAGGTGCAGCGGTGGATCGAACGCGGCATCGACGCGGTCAAGGTCAAGGTCGGCTTGAGCGACCTCGCCGACGACGTCGCTCGTGTCGCGGCCGTTCGTGCGGCACTGGGCCCCGATCGAGCGCTGATGATCGACGCGAACCAGCGCTGGGATGTGCCGACAGCCCGAACAGCCCTGGAACGGCTCTCGGAGTTCGACCTCGCCTGGATCGAGGAGCCGCTGCGCTCCGACGACACCGCCGGCTACCGGGCGCTGGCCGAGGCGATATCGGTCCCGATCGCCCTCGGCGAGAACCTCCACACGATCCATCGCTTCCGCGAGGTCCTCGACGCCGGATTCGCTGCGGTGGTCCAACCGAACGTCGTCCGCGTCGGCGGGATCACGCCGTTCCTGGAGATCTGCTCCCTTGCTGCGGGCCGCGGGATCGACGTGGCGCCGCACCTGCTGCCGGACCTCTCCGCGCAGCTCGCCATCTCCCTCGATCAGCTGTGCTGGGTGGAGGATGTGGAGGATGCCGGATTCGAGGCGCTCGGCGTCCTCGCCGCGCCGTCGCCCGTGCAGATCCGCGGCGCCGAGGCCACCGTCACCGAGGCGCCTGGTCTCGGCCTCACCTTCGCCGACACCACGCCCGATCACTCCGAGGAGTCCTCATGA
- a CDS encoding alpha-L-rhamnosidase, whose protein sequence is MSDLPEPTATDAATRVTGLRSAFGRDLIGTPLRGLRLSWSATSDDPQARQEGYQLAVSADGASWNVQDEVAGNASIGIREARDFAPREVRHYTVRIRTGAGWSAWSEPLVVEAGVPGADLAAQIVGIPSEIGGPVPLLRRTFTLDQAPTRARLRLSALGLVDAWINGVRVSDALLTPGWTSYQERILVDTADVTDLLREGENVIVAAVGDGWYRGHFGFAYRKAIYGDRSGVLAQLEITGADGSETTIVTDDSWRGGFGAVRSAGIYEGTVIDQNLEAVGVHQAGFDDSGWVAASALEADLSRFEPRGAAPVRVIQERPMSIEQKNDRVLLDSGQNISGWVRLVVRGSAGDVVTVRHAEVLEPSGALHTVALRKAKATDVYTLASDGEHVLEPVFTFHGFRYSDVVTDAEVVSATAIAVSSDLAARGTFRSSDAALDQFHSNVLWSQRDNFVSVPTDCPQRDERLGWTGDAQAFAATANTLLDTEAFWVSWLRDLEIDQTDEGGVASVVPDIIRYEDMLMGGAPTDNMGRAGWADAATIVPLAVYESYGSTEVLERQLDSMRRWVAHLRRRAGEDVVLPTEPFQYGDWLDPDAPAARPWEAKVDSDYVANAFYVHSTRLLAQAERIVGDADAAADYDDLADRVAQATWERWGEEAVSTQTGAALALEFDLAPSERRAGIATDLAANVVAAEGRISTGFLGTPLVLFALSNNGHVAEAYRMLLRHDAPSWLYQVDRGATTVWERWDAIKPDGSIHGGDMDAGNSSGESGGMLSFNHYAYGAMIDWVYRTVAGLAPDAADPGYRTVHVAPRPSTGIDRAAATIATGLGELGIDWSLTEGALEATLTVPFGARALLELPTTAESVVTVDDGPAPDELGHGIHRIRVTAPAVAGAEG, encoded by the coding sequence ATGTCCGACCTCCCCGAGCCCACCGCCACCGACGCGGCGACGCGAGTCACCGGGCTGCGCTCCGCCTTCGGGCGGGACCTGATCGGCACGCCGCTGCGCGGTCTGCGCCTGTCGTGGTCGGCGACCAGTGACGATCCGCAGGCGCGGCAGGAGGGCTACCAACTCGCCGTGTCCGCGGACGGCGCCTCGTGGAACGTACAGGACGAGGTCGCAGGGAACGCCTCGATCGGGATCCGGGAGGCGCGGGACTTCGCGCCGCGTGAAGTGCGCCACTATACGGTGCGGATCCGCACCGGTGCGGGCTGGAGCGCCTGGAGCGAGCCGCTCGTCGTCGAAGCCGGCGTGCCCGGCGCCGACCTGGCCGCCCAGATCGTCGGCATCCCGAGCGAGATCGGCGGCCCGGTCCCCCTGCTGCGTCGCACCTTCACGCTCGATCAAGCGCCCACGAGAGCACGCCTTCGCTTGAGCGCGCTCGGCCTGGTGGATGCCTGGATCAACGGCGTCCGCGTCTCGGACGCCCTGCTCACCCCCGGCTGGACCTCCTACCAGGAGCGCATCCTCGTCGACACGGCCGATGTCACCGATCTGCTGCGCGAAGGCGAGAACGTGATCGTGGCCGCTGTGGGCGACGGATGGTATCGCGGTCACTTCGGCTTCGCCTATCGCAAGGCGATCTACGGCGACCGCTCCGGCGTCCTGGCGCAGCTGGAGATCACCGGTGCCGACGGCTCCGAGACCACGATCGTCACCGATGACTCGTGGCGCGGCGGGTTCGGTGCGGTGCGATCTGCAGGCATCTACGAGGGCACCGTCATCGACCAGAACCTCGAGGCCGTCGGCGTGCACCAAGCCGGCTTCGACGACAGCGGCTGGGTTGCGGCATCCGCTCTGGAAGCGGATCTCTCGCGCTTCGAACCGCGCGGGGCCGCGCCTGTGCGGGTGATCCAAGAGCGGCCGATGTCGATCGAGCAGAAGAACGACCGCGTGCTGCTGGATTCCGGACAGAACATCTCGGGCTGGGTCCGCCTCGTCGTGCGCGGCTCGGCTGGAGATGTCGTCACGGTGCGCCATGCCGAGGTCCTCGAACCGTCCGGTGCCCTGCACACGGTCGCGCTGCGCAAAGCCAAGGCCACCGACGTCTACACGCTCGCCTCGGACGGCGAGCACGTCCTCGAACCGGTGTTCACCTTCCACGGCTTCCGGTACTCCGACGTGGTCACCGATGCCGAGGTCGTCTCGGCGACCGCGATCGCCGTCTCGAGCGATCTGGCGGCGCGCGGAACGTTCCGCTCCTCCGATGCGGCGCTGGACCAGTTCCACTCGAACGTGCTGTGGTCGCAGCGCGACAATTTCGTGTCGGTGCCCACCGACTGCCCGCAGCGCGACGAGCGCCTCGGCTGGACCGGTGACGCCCAGGCGTTCGCGGCGACCGCGAACACCCTGCTGGACACCGAGGCGTTCTGGGTGTCGTGGCTGCGCGACCTCGAGATCGACCAGACCGATGAGGGCGGGGTCGCCTCGGTCGTTCCCGACATCATCCGCTACGAGGACATGCTGATGGGCGGGGCGCCGACCGACAACATGGGCAGGGCCGGATGGGCGGATGCCGCGACGATCGTGCCCCTCGCCGTGTACGAGTCCTACGGCAGCACGGAGGTGCTCGAGCGGCAGCTGGACAGCATGCGTCGCTGGGTGGCGCACCTGCGTCGGCGCGCCGGCGAGGATGTCGTCCTGCCGACCGAGCCGTTCCAGTACGGCGACTGGCTCGATCCCGACGCACCCGCGGCCCGGCCGTGGGAGGCCAAGGTGGACAGCGATTACGTCGCGAACGCGTTCTACGTCCACTCGACACGGCTGCTGGCGCAGGCGGAGCGGATCGTCGGCGACGCGGATGCCGCCGCGGACTACGACGACCTCGCCGACCGGGTCGCTCAGGCGACCTGGGAGCGCTGGGGTGAGGAGGCGGTGTCCACGCAGACCGGCGCCGCACTCGCGCTGGAGTTCGATCTCGCGCCGAGCGAGCGCCGTGCAGGGATCGCCACCGACCTCGCGGCCAACGTCGTCGCCGCCGAGGGCCGGATCTCCACCGGCTTCCTCGGCACGCCGCTGGTGCTGTTCGCGCTGTCGAACAACGGACACGTGGCCGAGGCCTACCGCATGCTGCTGCGTCACGACGCACCGTCCTGGCTCTACCAGGTCGACCGCGGTGCCACCACGGTCTGGGAGCGCTGGGATGCCATCAAGCCCGACGGCTCGATCCACGGCGGCGATATGGACGCCGGCAACAGCAGCGGAGAGAGCGGCGGCATGCTCTCGTTCAACCACTACGCCTACGGCGCGATGATCGACTGGGTCTACCGCACGGTGGCTGGGCTCGCGCCGGATGCCGCTGACCCGGGATACCGCACGGTGCACGTGGCTCCACGCCCGTCGACCGGCATCGACCGCGCTGCCGCGACCATCGCCACCGGCCTGGGCGAGCTCGGCATCGACTGGTCGCTCACCGAGGGTGCGCTGGAGGCCACGCTCACCGTTCCGTTCGGCGCTCGGGCGCTGCTGGAGCTGCCGACCACCGCCGAATCCGTCGTGACCGTCGACGATGGTCCCGCGCCCGACGAGCTCGGCCACGGTATCCACCGCATCCGCGTCACCGCTCCGGCGGTCGCCGGCGCCGAAGGCTGA
- a CDS encoding 5-dehydro-4-deoxyglucarate dehydratase has protein sequence MSFDFADGPLFFPVTAYAADGSVDHELTREHIERGVAAGPGGVFPACGTGEFHALSASESVAVARTAVQAVAGRVPVIAGIGGPVGQAIESARALQEIGVDGVLLLPPYLVGATQAGLEAYVAAVAAASALPIIVYHRANARFEAETFARILRDRPTVVGFKDGIGDVALAQQIVLAARAVRSDVQFFNGLLTAEASQAAYRAIGIPLYSSAVFAMAPDIAQGFYRAYVDGDDVCCAQLLTDFYFPLVSLRDTTPGYAVALVKAGVRLAGLPVGGVRPPLVDPGADHTARLEALLVIGRTLMAPAAARA, from the coding sequence ATGAGCTTCGACTTCGCCGACGGCCCGCTCTTCTTCCCGGTCACCGCGTACGCCGCGGACGGCAGCGTGGACCACGAGCTCACCCGCGAGCACATCGAGCGCGGCGTCGCCGCCGGTCCCGGCGGCGTCTTCCCAGCCTGCGGCACCGGAGAATTCCACGCCCTGTCGGCGAGCGAGTCGGTCGCCGTCGCCCGCACCGCCGTGCAGGCCGTCGCGGGCCGTGTCCCGGTGATCGCCGGCATCGGCGGGCCCGTCGGTCAGGCGATCGAATCCGCCCGCGCGCTCCAGGAGATCGGCGTCGACGGCGTCCTGCTCCTCCCGCCGTACCTCGTCGGCGCCACGCAGGCGGGGCTCGAAGCGTATGTCGCAGCGGTGGCCGCGGCATCCGCTCTCCCGATCATCGTGTACCACCGCGCCAACGCGCGCTTCGAGGCCGAGACGTTCGCCCGCATCCTGCGCGACCGGCCGACCGTCGTGGGGTTCAAGGACGGCATCGGCGACGTCGCCCTCGCGCAGCAGATCGTCCTGGCGGCGCGCGCGGTGCGCTCCGATGTGCAGTTCTTCAACGGACTGCTGACCGCCGAGGCCTCGCAGGCCGCGTACCGGGCGATCGGCATCCCGCTGTACTCGTCGGCCGTCTTCGCCATGGCACCCGACATCGCGCAGGGCTTCTACCGTGCATACGTCGACGGCGACGACGTATGCTGCGCGCAGCTGCTCACCGATTTCTACTTCCCGCTGGTCAGCCTCCGCGACACCACACCCGGCTATGCGGTCGCGCTCGTCAAGGCAGGAGTCCGGCTCGCGGGACTGCCCGTCGGCGGCGTCCGGCCGCCGCTGGTCGATCCGGGGGCCGACCACACCGCCCGCCTCGAAGCGCTGCTGGTCATCGGACGCACGCTTATGGCACCGGCGGCCGCGCGCGCATGA
- a CDS encoding LacI family DNA-binding transcriptional regulator, with product MAVSVRDVAAAASVSVGTVSNVLNQPGKVAPATVERVLQAIDELGFVRNDAARQLRAGRSRSIGLVVLDVGNPFFAEVARGAEDRAAEAGMNVLLGNSDERTAREAAHLELFLEQRVNGVLITPASEDLSVLRRLRDSGVPVVLVDRDVVGGSFDSVSVDDVEGGRLAATHLLEIGRTRIAYVGGPQSIQQVADRLRGAREAVRDRPDVTLEVIEMSALSVLQGRAAGEAIVARPASERPDAIFAANDLLAVGLLQAFAIMSDVRVPEDIALIGYDDIDFASATVVPMSSIRQPAHLIGATAVELLLQELSMPDGDHERSVRFLPELVVRESTGGRTAGP from the coding sequence GTGGCAGTGAGCGTGCGCGACGTCGCGGCCGCGGCATCCGTCTCCGTCGGAACAGTCTCCAACGTGCTCAACCAGCCCGGCAAGGTCGCGCCTGCCACGGTGGAGCGGGTGCTGCAGGCGATCGACGAGCTGGGGTTCGTCCGCAACGACGCCGCCCGCCAGCTGCGTGCCGGTCGCAGCCGCAGCATCGGGCTGGTGGTGCTGGATGTCGGCAATCCCTTCTTCGCCGAGGTGGCTCGAGGGGCGGAGGATCGCGCCGCCGAGGCGGGCATGAACGTGCTGCTGGGCAACAGCGACGAACGAACCGCACGGGAAGCCGCGCACCTGGAGCTGTTCCTGGAGCAGCGCGTGAACGGCGTGCTGATCACGCCCGCGTCTGAAGACCTGTCGGTCCTGCGGCGGTTGCGCGACAGCGGTGTGCCGGTGGTCCTCGTGGACCGCGACGTCGTCGGCGGATCCTTCGATTCCGTCTCCGTCGACGATGTGGAGGGCGGTCGGCTCGCCGCCACCCACCTCCTCGAGATCGGTCGCACCCGGATCGCATACGTCGGGGGCCCGCAGTCGATCCAGCAGGTCGCCGACCGGCTCCGTGGAGCGCGGGAGGCGGTGCGCGATCGGCCCGACGTCACGCTCGAGGTCATCGAGATGTCCGCGCTGAGCGTGCTGCAGGGGCGGGCGGCGGGTGAGGCGATCGTGGCACGCCCGGCATCCGAGCGGCCCGATGCGATCTTCGCCGCCAACGACCTGCTCGCCGTCGGACTGCTGCAGGCCTTCGCGATCATGTCCGACGTCCGAGTTCCGGAGGACATCGCGCTGATCGGCTACGACGACATCGACTTCGCCTCCGCGACGGTGGTGCCGATGAGCTCGATCCGCCAGCCCGCCCACCTCATCGGCGCGACCGCGGTCGAACTGCTGCTTCAGGAGCTCTCGATGCCGGACGGCGATCACGAGCGATCGGTGCGATTCCTGCCCGAGCTCGTCGTGCGCGAGTCGACCGGCGGGCGCACCGCCGGGCCGTGA
- a CDS encoding family 78 glycoside hydrolase catalytic domain, whose product MSTPAVTRISTDAPYRSDTVATPEPPLGWIVVTDANDWMQASAELELTRPSGIETHTVQGWDSTRVAWPFAPLLPREDASLRVRVTGTDGLEGTWSEPRRIFAGFLAAREWTATAIGLPDPEGIAQPAVLRTEFDVAGDVVRATLYATAVGVYQAAVNGSDVDDQVMKPGWTPYAARTIHETTDVTALLVPGRNALGIRLAGAWATEFFGFRENARPQYGSQPRVAAQLVIDYADGSSDTVISDESWRVATGPLVASGLYQGETYDARIDVDGFAAPGFDDSAWAAAAPGDAFPAPEARTSPFVRRIQELPVQEVITTPAGKTVLDFGQNLVGRLRIRVSGPAGTTITLRHAEVLEHGELGTRPLRAAAATDLYTLAGSGVEEWEPEFTFHGFRYAEIDGWPGDFDPADVTAVVIHSDMERTGWFETSHPLVSQLHENIVWGLRGNFLYLPTDCPQRDERLGWTGDIQVFAPTASFLYDVRGFLDSWLVDLAIEQEVGDGVVPFVVPNVLGPARPAAAWGDAATVVPWVLNERYGDVATLERQYPSMQAWTDTLLDLAGERRLWEGRFQFGDWLDPDAPPEQPANAKTAGDIVASAHVFLSTHNLARAATLLGRTDDAEHYGRIAEEVRAAFLAEYVTPSGRMVSDAQTAYAMAIVFGIAPEEQHGVLGARLAELTRRSGYRIGTGFVGTPIIQDALTRTGHVATATRLLTQTENPSWLYPVTMGATTIWERWDSMLEDGTINPGQMTSFNHYAFGAIGDWLHRVVAGLAPAAPGYAQLRIQPTPIAGFDSASAEHLTPYGTARSGWRRENGRIRIDAVVPANTTAMVVLPDGATHEVGSGAYEWDAADSEPVSPPATVGLASSLAAIVDDPEAYAAVLEVLEAGKPEAARTIRTKTQWLEGRDLGESISNMVGPDVQDAVAQRLAQLTAVRSGA is encoded by the coding sequence GTGAGCACGCCCGCCGTCACCCGCATCAGCACCGACGCGCCGTACCGCAGCGACACGGTCGCCACACCCGAGCCCCCGTTGGGCTGGATCGTGGTGACCGACGCGAACGACTGGATGCAGGCCTCGGCCGAACTCGAGCTCACGCGCCCGTCCGGGATCGAGACGCACACGGTGCAGGGTTGGGATTCCACGCGGGTGGCGTGGCCGTTCGCGCCGCTCCTGCCGCGCGAGGATGCCTCGCTCCGCGTCCGGGTCACGGGCACCGACGGTCTCGAGGGGACGTGGAGCGAGCCGCGTCGGATCTTCGCCGGCTTCCTCGCGGCGCGGGAGTGGACCGCCACCGCGATCGGTCTGCCCGACCCGGAGGGGATCGCGCAGCCCGCCGTCCTGCGGACCGAATTCGACGTGGCGGGCGACGTGGTGCGAGCGACGCTCTACGCCACCGCGGTCGGCGTCTATCAGGCGGCGGTCAACGGCTCGGACGTCGACGACCAGGTGATGAAGCCGGGGTGGACGCCGTACGCTGCGCGGACCATCCACGAGACCACCGATGTCACCGCGCTGCTGGTGCCGGGGCGCAACGCGCTGGGCATCCGCCTCGCAGGTGCGTGGGCGACCGAGTTCTTCGGCTTCCGCGAGAACGCGCGGCCGCAGTACGGTTCCCAGCCGCGGGTCGCCGCCCAGCTCGTGATCGACTACGCCGACGGCTCGTCCGACACCGTGATCAGCGACGAGTCGTGGCGGGTTGCCACCGGCCCGCTCGTGGCAAGCGGCCTGTACCAGGGCGAGACGTACGACGCCCGCATCGACGTGGACGGCTTCGCCGCCCCGGGCTTCGACGACTCGGCGTGGGCCGCGGCCGCTCCCGGTGACGCATTCCCGGCGCCCGAGGCTCGGACCTCGCCGTTCGTGCGCCGCATCCAGGAGCTTCCCGTCCAGGAAGTGATCACCACACCGGCGGGCAAGACCGTCCTCGATTTCGGCCAGAATCTCGTCGGGCGGCTGCGCATCCGCGTCTCCGGCCCGGCCGGCACGACGATCACGCTGCGCCACGCCGAGGTCCTCGAGCACGGCGAGCTCGGCACGCGCCCGCTGCGGGCCGCCGCTGCCACGGACCTCTACACGCTCGCGGGGAGCGGCGTCGAGGAGTGGGAGCCGGAGTTCACCTTCCACGGGTTCCGCTACGCGGAGATCGATGGGTGGCCGGGCGACTTCGATCCGGCCGACGTCACCGCGGTCGTGATCCACAGCGACATGGAGCGCACGGGGTGGTTCGAGACGTCGCATCCGCTCGTCTCCCAGCTGCACGAGAACATCGTGTGGGGCCTGCGCGGCAACTTCCTGTACCTGCCCACCGACTGCCCGCAGCGCGACGAGCGGCTGGGGTGGACCGGAGACATCCAGGTGTTCGCGCCGACGGCGAGCTTCCTCTACGACGTGCGCGGATTCCTCGACTCGTGGCTGGTCGACCTCGCGATCGAGCAGGAGGTCGGCGACGGCGTCGTGCCCTTCGTGGTGCCCAACGTGCTGGGGCCCGCCCGCCCGGCGGCGGCCTGGGGCGACGCGGCGACGGTCGTGCCGTGGGTCCTGAACGAGCGCTACGGCGACGTCGCGACGCTGGAGCGCCAGTACCCGAGCATGCAGGCGTGGACCGACACGCTGCTGGATCTGGCCGGCGAGCGTCGGCTGTGGGAGGGCAGGTTCCAGTTCGGCGACTGGCTGGACCCCGACGCGCCGCCGGAGCAGCCGGCGAACGCGAAGACCGCCGGCGACATCGTCGCCAGCGCACACGTGTTCCTCTCGACGCACAACCTCGCCAGGGCGGCGACGCTGCTCGGCAGGACCGACGACGCCGAGCACTACGGACGCATCGCCGAAGAGGTCCGCGCGGCATTCCTCGCGGAGTACGTCACGCCCTCCGGGCGGATGGTCTCCGATGCCCAGACCGCCTACGCGATGGCCATCGTCTTCGGCATCGCGCCCGAGGAGCAGCACGGTGTGCTCGGTGCGCGCCTGGCCGAACTCACGCGTCGGAGCGGCTACCGCATCGGCACCGGCTTCGTCGGCACCCCGATCATCCAGGATGCGCTCACCCGCACCGGCCACGTAGCAACCGCGACCCGCCTGCTGACACAGACCGAGAATCCGTCGTGGCTGTATCCGGTGACGATGGGCGCGACCACGATCTGGGAGCGCTGGGACTCGATGCTGGAGGACGGCACGATCAACCCCGGTCAGATGACGTCGTTCAACCACTACGCGTTCGGCGCGATCGGCGACTGGCTTCATCGCGTTGTCGCCGGCCTCGCGCCGGCGGCGCCCGGCTATGCGCAGCTGCGCATCCAGCCCACCCCGATCGCCGGCTTCGACTCCGCCTCGGCCGAGCACCTCACCCCCTACGGCACGGCGCGCTCCGGCTGGCGCCGCGAGAACGGCCGCATCCGCATCGACGCCGTCGTCCCGGCCAATACGACGGCGATGGTCGTCCTGCCGGACGGCGCGACGCACGAGGTGGGCTCGGGCGCATACGAGTGGGATGCCGCGGACAGCGAGCCCGTGTCACCGCCGGCGACCGTCGGGCTGGCATCGAGCCTTGCCGCCATCGTCGATGACCCCGAGGCGTACGCCGCGGTGCTCGAGGTGCTCGAGGCCGGCAAGCCGGAGGCGGCGCGGACGATCCGCACCAAGACGCAATGGCTCGAGGGCCGCGATCTCGGCGAGTCGATCTCGAACATGGTCGGCCCTGACGTGCAGGATGCCGTCGCGCAACGCCTTGCGCAGCTGACGGCCGTTCGCTCCGGCGCCTGA
- a CDS encoding aldehyde dehydrogenase (NADP(+)), with amino-acid sequence MASTPDELDAVLARSAGAAEVLRTIPDEVRARWMNAVADAIDAARDELVAIAMDETHIAEARLIGEVARTTGQLRLLADVVREGSYLEVVLDAADPTTTPPRPDLRRLLVPLGTVANFAASNFPFAFSVAGGDTAAALAAGCPVVVKAHSGHPRLSYRTAEVVTAALEAAGAPEGTFALVEGRETGSALIAHPVVKAGSFTGSVAGGRALFDIAAGRPDPIPFYGELGSVNPVVITVDAAAARATELAEGLVASFTLGSGQLCTKPGIVLVPAGSGIPSIAAAAVGAPAPARLLTDAIDAAFTGGWAQLGDIDGLTVLVDSTEIDGEGVTPGLAVASVDAFLTEPRLREELFGPATLLVEYTTPAEVFLALDLLEGSLTGTIHAEPGEDIDQLVAVLSERVGRLLFSGWPTGVAVTWSQQHGGPWPATTSLHTSVGASSLRRFLRPLTYQSAPESVLPAALRDGNPLGIPRRVNGVLELP; translated from the coding sequence GTGGCCTCCACACCCGACGAACTCGATGCTGTCCTTGCGCGAAGTGCCGGTGCCGCCGAGGTGCTGCGCACCATTCCCGACGAGGTCCGAGCGAGGTGGATGAATGCCGTCGCCGACGCGATCGACGCGGCCCGTGACGAGCTCGTCGCGATCGCCATGGACGAGACGCACATCGCCGAAGCGCGTCTGATCGGCGAGGTCGCGCGCACGACGGGCCAGCTGCGTCTGCTCGCCGACGTCGTACGGGAGGGTTCGTACCTGGAGGTCGTACTGGATGCGGCGGATCCGACCACCACCCCGCCGCGGCCCGACCTGCGTCGCCTGCTCGTGCCGCTGGGCACGGTCGCGAACTTCGCGGCCTCGAACTTCCCCTTCGCGTTCTCGGTCGCCGGTGGTGACACGGCGGCGGCGCTCGCCGCCGGCTGCCCCGTGGTGGTCAAGGCGCACAGCGGCCACCCCCGCCTGTCGTACCGCACGGCCGAGGTCGTCACCGCCGCCCTCGAGGCGGCGGGCGCACCCGAGGGGACGTTCGCGCTCGTCGAGGGCCGCGAGACGGGCAGCGCCCTGATCGCGCACCCCGTTGTCAAGGCCGGTTCCTTCACCGGGTCGGTCGCCGGCGGCCGCGCGCTGTTCGACATCGCCGCCGGACGGCCGGACCCCATTCCCTTCTACGGCGAGCTCGGGTCGGTGAACCCGGTCGTGATCACGGTCGACGCGGCCGCCGCGCGCGCCACCGAACTCGCCGAGGGCCTCGTCGCGTCCTTCACGCTTGGCTCGGGGCAGCTGTGCACCAAACCGGGCATCGTCCTCGTCCCCGCCGGCAGCGGCATCCCGTCGATCGCCGCGGCGGCGGTCGGGGCGCCGGCTCCCGCGCGACTGCTCACCGACGCGATCGACGCCGCCTTCACCGGCGGATGGGCGCAGCTCGGCGACATCGACGGCCTCACGGTGCTCGTCGACTCGACGGAGATCGACGGCGAGGGCGTGACGCCCGGCCTCGCCGTGGCATCCGTCGATGCGTTCCTGACCGAACCCCGCCTTCGCGAGGAGCTGTTCGGCCCGGCCACGCTGCTGGTCGAATACACCACTCCCGCCGAGGTCTTCCTCGCCCTCGACCTGCTCGAGGGCAGCCTCACCGGCACGATCCACGCGGAGCCCGGGGAAGACATCGACCAGCTCGTGGCGGTCCTGTCCGAGCGAGTCGGCCGGCTGCTGTTCTCCGGCTGGCCCACCGGCGTCGCGGTGACCTGGTCGCAGCAGCACGGCGGTCCGTGGCCGGCCACGACCTCGCTGCACACGTCGGTCGGCGCGAGCTCGCTGCGCCGCTTCCTGCGCCCCCTGACCTACCAGAGTGCTCCTGAATCGGTGCTGCCGGCGGCCCTGCGGGACGGCAATCCGCTGGGCATCCCGCGCCGCGTGAACGGCGTGCTCGAGCTTCCGTAG